Below is a genomic region from Actinomadura sp. NAK00032.
CGGGATGCTCGGCGACCTCGCCCAGGCGGGGCAGCTCGGCGGCGCCGAGCACGCCACCCGCGTCGCGCTGCTGACCGGGTCGCTGGGCGCGAAGGCGCGCAAGGAGGCGCTGCTGGACGCGGCGTCCGGCGCCGCCGGGATCGTCGTCGGCACCCACGCGCTGCTGCAGGAGAGCGTCCAGTTCGCCGACCTCGGCCTCGTCGTGGTCGACGAGCAGCACCGCTTCGGCGTCGAGCAGCGGGACGCGCTGCGCGAGAAGGTCGACGGCGGGCGCCCGCACGTCCTGGTGATGACGGCGACGCCGATCCCGCGCACGGTCGCGATGACCGTGTTCGGCGACCTGGAGACCTCGGTCCTCGGGCAGCTCCCGGCGGGCAGGTCGCAGATCCAGACCCATGTGGTGCCGCCCGAGAAGCCCGCCTTCTTCGCACGTATCTGGGAGCGCATCAAGGAGGAGGCGGAGAAGGGCCGGCAGGTCTACATCGTCTGCCCGCGCATCGGCGAGCAGGAGGGCGACGAGGGCGACGCCGTCGCCGCCGAGGAGGGGGAGCGCAGGTCGCCGCTCGGCATCATGGAGGTGCTGCCGAAGCTGGAGGAGCTGCTCGCCGGGCTGCGCATCGGCGTCCTGCACGGCAAGCTGCACCCCGACGAGAAGGACGCGGTGATGCGCCGGTTCACCGAGCGGGAGCTGGACGTCCTGCTCGCCACCACCGTCATCGAGGTCGGCGTGGACGTCCCCAACGCCACCGTCATGGTCATCATGGACGCCGACCGGTTCGGCGTGTCCCAGCTCCACCAGCTGCGCGGCCGGGTCGGGCGCGGCTCGCTGCACGGCTTGTGCCTGCTGGTCACCGAGGCGGAGCCCGGCAGCAAGGCCCGCGAGCGGCTCGACGCCGTCGCGTCCACCACCGACGGGTTCGAGCTGTCGCGGCTCGACTTGGAGCAGCGCCGCGAGGGCGACGTGCTGGGCGCCGCGCAGGCGGGCCGCGCGTCCAGCCTGCGGCTGCTGACCCTGCAGCGCGACGAGGACGTGATCCGCGACGCCCGCGAGGAGGCGACGGCGCTCGTCGGCGCCGATCCCGCCCTCGCCGGCCATCCGGGCCTCGCCACCGTCCTGTCCTCCCTCCTCGACGAGGACCGCGCCGACTTCCTGGAGAAGACCTAGGCCGTCGCGGGCCGTCCACGCCGCCGCTCACTCCGGACACACGGTTGATCACAGAGGTCTAACGTGAGTGGATGGTGAGGGGCCATCGGGGGCTCGCCAGGGTAGGGGTCCCGGTGGCGGCCCGTACGCGACGGAGGAGCTCCCCATGACGTCCGTTGGCCCTATGGCGCCCGGCGACCCCGCGCGGCTCGGGCGGTACGAGCTGGTCGGACGGCTCGGTGAGGGCGGGCAGAGCGTCGTCTACCTCGGCCGCCGCGAGGACGGGACGCAGGCCGCGGTGAAGCTGCTGCGCGACCGGTTCAGCCGCAGCCCCGAATGGCGCGCCCGGTTCGAGCGCGAGATGCGGATGATCGGGCGGGTCGCCGGGTTCTGCACGGCGCAGGTCGTCGAGGCCGACATCTCCGGCGACCTGCCCTACGTGGTGAGCGAGTACGTGCCGGGGCCGTCGCTCAGCGGGCTCGTCCACGAGCGCGGGCCGCGCACCGGCACCGACCTCGACCGGCTGGCCATCGGCACCGTGACCGCGCTGGCGGCGATCCACCGGGCGGGGATCCTGCACCGCGACTTCAAGCCGTCCAACGTGCTGATGGGGCCGGACGGCCCGCGCGTCATCGACTTCGGCATCGCGCGGATCGCCGGCGCCCCGGCGGCGAAGGGCAGCGGCGTCGTCGGGACGCCGTCCTACATGGCGCCCGAGCAGGTCACCGACGCCGAACTCGGCACCGGCGTCGACATGTTCACCTGGGCGGCGACGATGCTGTTCGCCGCGACGGGGCGGCACCCGTTCGGCAACGACACGATCTCCGCGGTGTTCCACCGGATCCTGAACTACGAGCCGGACCTGTCGGCGCTGCCGGAGTCGCTGCGCGGCGCCGTCGCGTCCTGCCTGGCGAAGGACCCGGCGCTGCGCCCGGAGGCCCAGACGGTGCTGCTGGACCTGCTCGGCGGGCAGGCCGTGCCGGAGGACGAGGGCCCGCTCAGCACCGGCGCCCACTTCGCCGGGGACGCGCGGGTGCTGCCGCTGCCGACCCCCGCGCGGCCGGGCGGAACCGACCCGGGCGGGACGCCTCCGCCGCGGACCGTCCCGCCGCGGCGCCGCAGGCGCGGGCTGGGAGTAGCCGCCGCCGTGGCGGCGGTGGTCGCGCTCGCGGCGGGCGGGACGGCGTGGGCGCTGATGGCGGGCGGCTCCGGCGAAGCGCCCGCGCAGGCGGAGACCGGCTCCGCGGCCCCGCCCGCCGCCGCGGCCGAGGCGGTCGCGCCCGCGACCCGGGCGATCGAGACCGTGCTCAGCTTCGACCACGCCCGGTTCGACCAGAACGTGGCGGCCGCGCACCGGACCGCCACGGCCCGGTACGGCGCCGACTACGACCGGCAGCTCGCGACGCGCGACTACCGCGCGGAGCTGACCGAGAAGAAGGGCTCGGTCACCGCGGAGGTGGCCGACGCCGCCGTCGTGTCCGCGGCGCCCGGCAGGGTCACCGTCCTGTCGTACGTCCGGCGGACGGTGCGCGCCCAGAACGCCGACCCCTCCCGCCTCCAGGACCCGATGCGCGCGACCATGGTCAAGCAGGGGGGCGGGTGGCTGCTCGACAGCCTGTACTCGCTGAAGGCGGGCTCGCCCCGCGCCGACATGTCCGGCGCGACCTGGCCGGGCGTGCGGGCGCGCGGGGCGGTCGACGCGGTCTCCCGCGACCCGGCCGTCGCGCGCGGGACCGCGCTGGAGGTCGGGCTGCGCGCGGGAGCGGCGGAGCAGCAGGTCACGGCGCTGGTGCTGGTCGGCGCGTGCAAGGGCGGCTGCACCGACGGCGACGCGGTCGAGGTCCGCCGCCTCCTGCTCGAACGGGCGGGCGGCGGCTGGAAGGTCGCCAAGTCCGAGACGCTCTGAGACGGCGGAGCCTCTGAGACGGCCGAAGGGCGCCCCCTGCGAGGGGACGCCCTTCGGCGGGACGGCTCAGGACTCGCGTGCGTGGCGCCTGCGGGTCGCGGCCACCGCGGCACTGCCCGCGCCGATGGCGGCGAGGCCGAGCGCCACCAGCGGCAGCGCGTCGGTGCCGGTGAAGGGCAGCCCCTGGGGCGGGGTGAACTCGGCGGCGGTCGCGCCGGGGCCCAGGCCGGTGCCGGACGGCAGCTCGGGCGGCACCGGGGACGACGGCAGCGACGGCGGCTCCGGGGACGAACCGGGCGGCGCCGGCTCGCCGGGAGGCGACGGCGGCGACGGCGGCACGGGCGGGGTCGGCGGCGTGGGCGGGACCGGCGGGGTCGGGGGAGTCGGCGGCGTGGGCGCCTCGCAGCCCCCGCCGACGCAGGCGCCGGCCGACAGGTGCGCCGAGACGGGGGTGCCGCCGGCCGGGGCCACCGAGGCGCCCAGGTCGGCCTGGGCGCTGAGGAGCCGCCCGCCCGCGGACGCGGTGGCGCCCGCCGCGAGGGAGAGCCCGGCGCTCCCGGCGGGCGACGCCGCCCGGCCGTCCAGCCGCGCGCCCGCCTTGGCCGTCGCGTCGCTCAGCGACACGCTCGCGCCGGCCCGCAGCCGGACGCCCGCGCCGGTGTCGGGCGTGCCGATACCCGCGCCGACGTCGAGGCCGGCGCTCGCGGTCCGGGTGCGCTCGTCGTAGTCCAGCGTGGCGCCGACGCGGAGGTCGAGCAGCGGCTTCGCCTTCGCCTTGCTCGACGCCTTCTTCGAAGGCGCTTTTCGGGTTTTCGCCTTCTTGGGCGTTATCAGCCTTTCCGTCTTCTTAGTCGGCGCCTTTCGCGTCGTCACCGTTTTCGGACGCGCCGATTTCGGTTGAGCCGATTCCGGGTGGGCCGTTGTCCGAGGGGCCGTTGTCCGAGGGGTCGTCGCGTGAGGGGTCGTGAGGTCGGCGAGGGGCGTGGAGGTCTCGGCGTGCGAGACGCCGCTCATGGCGGCGAAGCCGAGGACCGCGGCCCCGGCCGTCACCGCCAGTCTCCTACCGTGAGGCACAGGTGCTCCTGAGGGATGGGTTGCACAACCTGCGAGCACGCTTGCACGTGACGTAGTCGATGTGAACATCGTCCGCGCCATTTGGGTAGAGGTTCACAAGAGGCCCCCGCGCGCGTTGTGCATCATTTCGCCGACCGCCGGCCGGGCCGGGCCGGCCGCCGATGCGCGATCAGCGGAGAAGGCCCCCGATACTGGAAGGGTGAGCAGGGTCATCGCGGGCAGCGCGGGCGGGCGGCGGCTGGCCGTCCCGCCGGGACGGGACACCAGGCCGACCAGCGACCGCGCCCGGGAGGGCCTGTTCTCCACCGTCCTCGCCCTCCTCGGCCCGCTGGACGGGCTGCGCGTCGCCGACCTGTACGCCGGGTCCGGCGCGGTCGGGTTCGAGGCGCTGTCCCGGGGCGCGGCGCACGCGCTGCTCGTCGAGTCGCACCCGCGTGCGATGCGGGTGATCAAGCAGAACGCGGACGCGCTCGGGCTGCCCGGCGCCGCCCCCTGCGCCGAGAAGGTGGAGCGGCTCGTCCGGCGCGCGCCCGGCGAGCCCTACGACCTGATCTTCGCCGACCCGCCGTACGCGCTCGCGGACGCGTCCGTCACCGGCCTCCTGGAGGACCTGCGCGACCACGGCTGGGCCGCGCCGGACGCCCTGGTCGTCGTCGAACGGGCGTCCCGCGGGCCCGCGCTGGCCTGGCCCGACGGGTACGAGGCGGAGCGCGAGAGACGTTACGGTGAGGCGATTTTCTGGTACGGCCGCGCCAACGGCCGTTGACGGGAGGGAGATCGGGTAAAGGCATGCCCATGAAGCCCGGTATCGACCGCGCGGTGGGACGCACCTGGGTCGTCGCGCTGGTCATGGCCGTCGCCCTGATGGCGAACATCACGTACGTGCAGGGCTTCCAGGCGCAGGACCTGCGGGACGACTCGCTCAACGCCCGCCAGTTCGAGGACCGCTTCAAGATCGACCGCGGCCCCATCGTGGCGGACGGCCAGCGGCTCGCCTGGTCGGAGAAGACCGATGACGACCGCTACCAGCGCCACTACAAGGACGGCAAGGTGTTCGCGCCGGTCACCGGCTACTTCTCCGTGTTCTCCCAGACCGGCCTGGAGAGTGCCGCGAACCACTTCCTGGACGGCACCGACGACCGCCTGGCCACCACCAACTTCGTCGACAAGCTCGTCGGCAACCACGTCCCCGGCGGGACGGTCGAGGCGACCATCGACGTCAAGGCGCAGCGCACCGCCTACGCCGCGCTCGCGTCCAGCGGCGCCCGCCGCGCCGCGGCCGTGGTCCTCGACGCGGAGACGGGCGCGATCCGGGTGCTGGCGTCCACGCCGACCTACGACCCCGATGACGTGTCGACGCTCGATCGGAAGAAGGCCGTGAAGGCGTTCGAGCGGCTCAACCGCGAGAAGCTGAAGCCGCTGCTCGACAAGGCCACCCGGGAGGTGTTCCCGCCCGGCTCCACGTTCAAGACCGTCGTCGCCGCGGCCGCGCTGAAGGCCGGTGCCACCGCCGGGTCGCAGGTCAAGGCCGGCCGCAGCTACAAGCCGCCGGGCGCCGGGCAGGCGATCAACAACGACGCGGGCGACATCGGCGGGTCCTGCGACCTGAGCCGGATCCCGCTGGCCGAGGCGTACGCGCAGTCCTGCAACACCACGTTCGCGTTCATGGGCGCGGAGGAGCCCGGCAACGACGCCGTCCACGACGCGGCCGCCGCGTTCGGGTTCGGCGACCCGGTCGAGTACGCCGACGGCCTGCGCGGCGCCGCCAGCGCGTTCCCGACGACCGACCAGCCCTCGCTCAGCGCGCTCGGCTCCATCGGGCAGGGCAGCACGGTCGCCAGCCCGCTGCAGATGGCGATGGTCGCCGCCGGCGTCCTCAACGACGGGGAGGTCATGCGGCCGCACCTCGTCGACAAGCTGCGCGCCCCGAACGGCCGGACGGTCGACACGGTCTCGCCGAAGCGGATGTCGCGGGCGCTGACGTCCGGGCAGGCGAAGCAGATGCGGGACATGATGAAGGCCGTCGTCGACCGGGGCACGGGCAAGACGCTGAAGGGGACGTCCATCGTCGGCGGCAAGACCGGCACCGCCGACGTCGAGGGCGCCGCCTACAACGACCGCTGGTTCATCGGGTTCGGTCCGGGGGACGACCCGAAGTACGCGGTCGCGGTGATGACCGAGGCGCCCGGCTACGGCATCGAGTCGGGCCCGATCGCGGCCAGGATCCTCAAGGCCCTGGGCGACTGACCGGCCCACCGGACGGCCCCCGGCGGGCCCCCGCGCGGGCGGCCGAACCGGCCGGGCGAGCCCGGGTGAAACCGGGCCGAATGCGATTTGGTACGTTCACGCCGCAGGTCAGAAACCGGGACCGAAGGGGTTCGCGTCGTGCGCCGTGTCGTCTGTCCGGGATCGTTCGACCCCGTCACCAACGGGCATCTCGACATCATCAGCCGCGCCTCCCGTCTGTATGACGAGGTGGTCGTCGCGGTGCTGATCAACAAGAACAAGAAGAGCCTGTTCACCGTGGACGAGCGCGCCGACATGATCGCCGAGGTCACCGCGGAGTACGGCAACGTCAAGGTGGACAAGTTCTACGGACTCACCGTCGACTACTGCAAGGAGCAGGACATCCCGGTCATCGTCCGGGGGCTGCGGGCCGTCAGCGACTACGAGTACGAGCTGCAGATGGCCCAGATGAACCACCGGATCGCCGGCGTGGAGACGCTCTTCATGGCGACGAACCCGGAGTACGCCTTCCTGTCCTCCAGCCTGATGAAAGAGGTCGTGAAGTTCGGCGGGGACATCTCCGGACTCGTCCCCGACAGCGTCCACGCCCGCCTCGTGGACCGCCTCCGGCAGCAGACCTGACGGCCCTCCCCGCCCCGTGAGCGGCGGGCGGTCGGGTCGCGAGTTGGGTCACCGCCCCGGGTTCGGTACCCTGGGACATCGGCCATCAACGGCGGCCGCCGTTCACCATGCCTCACGAAAGCAGGGACTCCGCTGACACGCCTCGACCCCAACGCCCCTCTGGTGCTCGACACCCGAGCTCTGAGCCGGCAGCCGGGATCGTCGCGCGAGGAGCACCTGACCGTGCCGGCACCGGAGAACTTCGGCGTCGAGATGGTGGGCGTCCCCGAGGGCGCCGCGATCGGGCTGGACCTCCGGCTCGAAGCGGTCCTGGAGGGGGTGCTCGTCACCGGCACGGCGACGGTCCCCCTGGAGGGGGAGTGCTCCCGCTGCCTCGACCCGATCGCCTCGACCTTCGAGGCGGACTTCCAGGAGCTCTTCGTCTACGACGACACCCGCTCGGGCGGGAACGCCGCCGACGACGAGCTCCGCCTCGAGGGCGACCTCATCGACCTCGAACCGGTCCTGCGGGACGCGGTGGTGCTCGCGCTGCCGCTGTCCCCGCTGTGCCGGGACGACTGCCCGGGCCTGTGCCCGGACTGCGGTGCGCGGCTCGCGGACGTCGAGCCGGGGCACCACCACGACGTCGCCGACCCCCGGTGGGCGGCGCTGCAGGACCTCGCCGGCGACATGGCGCCGGCGGACCCCGACCGGGGGAACGGGAGCTCCGGCACCCGTGGTTCATTCGACCGACGAGAAGGAAAGCAGGAGGGCTGACGTGGCCGTCCCGAAGCGGAAGAAGTCGCGCAGCAACACGCGGCACCGGCGTTCGCAGTGGAAGACCGCGGCGCCGAACCTGGTCGAGTGCCCGACGTGCCGCGACCACAAGCTGCCGCACACCGCGTGCGCGACATGCGGAACCTACGACCGGCGGCAGGTCATCACCCCGTCGGCCTGAGTCTTCTCGCATCCTGGGGGGCGGATCCGCGCGCGGCGCGGCCCGCCCCCCACGGTGCGGGACGGACACCACCCGACCACCCCGGCGCGCGACGTCGGCGTGGTGACCGGTGCGGGAACCGCGCCCGGAGCCGTGGTGCACGCCGGGATCAGCCGACCGGCGCGCACCTCGTCTTCGCGGACATCCTCCCCGCCGCGCGTCCTCGCCGTCCCGGCCGTTCCGGCCGGCGCGCCGCATCAGCGACCGCGCCATGCGCGGTGCACGGCCTGCGAGGAGGGCCCGTGAGCGCCAAGAGGAGCGCACCCACGCCGGACCGCGCGGAACTGACCGCCGCGCTCGGCGTCGAAGTGACCGGCGAACTGCTCGAACGTGCCCTGACGCACCGTTCGTACGCCTACGAGAACGGCGGCCTGCCGACCAACGAGCGCCTGGAGTTCCTCGGCGACTCGGTGCTGGGGCTCGTCGTCACCGACACCCTGTTCCGCGGCCACCCCGACCTGCCCGAGGGGCAACTGGCCAAGCTCCGCGCCGCCGTGGTCAACATGCGCGCGCTCGCGGGCGTCGCGCGCGGCCTCGGGGTCGGCGCCCACATCCGGCTCGGCCGCGGCGAGGAGGGCACCGGCGGCCGCGACAAGGCCTCGATCCTCGCCGACACCCTGGAGGCGCTGATCGGCGCCGTCTACCTGGACCGCGGCCTCGACGAGGCGTCCGCCCTCGTCCACCGGCTCTTCGACGGGCTGATCGCCCGGTCCGCCGGGCTCGGCGCCGGGCTGGACTGGAAGACCTCGCTGCAGGAGCTCACCGCCGTGGAGGAGCTCGGCGTCCCCGAGTACCACGTCGCCGAGAGCGGCCCCGACCACCAGAAGACCTTCCGCGCGTCCGTGCGGGTCGGCGGGAAGACCTACGGCTCGGGGGAGGGCCGCAGCAAGAAGGAGGCCGAGCAGCACGCCGCCGAGGCCGCCTGGAACGAGATCCGCGCGCTCGTCGTGGAGCGCGACGCCGGCGAGCAGGCCGGCGAGCAGGCCGGCGAGGCGGCGCAGGCCGGTGCCTGAGCTGCCCGAGGTCGAGGTCGTCCGGCGCGGCCTCGAGCAGTGGACGACCGGCCGGTCCATCGCGTCCGCGGAGGTCCTGCACCCCCGCTCGGTGCGCCGCCACGAGGCGGGCCCCGCCGACTTCGCCGCCCGCCTCGCCGGCCGCGCGACGCGGCCGCCCCGCCGCCGCGGCAAGTACCTGTGGATCCCGCTCGACGGCGACTCCGAGGCGGTGCTGTGCCACCTCGGCATGAGCGGGCAGCTGCTCGTCGGCGACCCCGGGCGCGAGCGCGAGAAGCACCTGCGCGTCCGGGTCTGCTTCGACGACGGCGGTCACGACCTGCGCTTCGTCGACCAGCGGACCTTCGGGCACCTGATGCTCACCGACCTCGTCCCGGACGCCTTCGGCGCGGGTTCGCTCGTCCCCGAGCCGATCGTGCACATCGCCGCCGACCCGCTGGAGGACGCCTTCGACCCCGAGGCGTTCTTCCGCGCGCTGCGCCGCCGCAGGACCGGGATCAAGCGGGCCCTGCTCGACCAGTCGCTGATCAGCGGCGTGGGCAACATCTACGCCGACGAGGCGCTGTGGCGGGCCAGGCTGCACTGGGCGCGCCCCACCGAGACGATGACCCGCGCGGAGGCCACGCGCCTCCTGGAGGCCGCACAGGAGGTCATGGGCGCCGCCCTCGCGGTGGGCGGCACGTCCTTCGACAGCCTGTACGTCAACGTGAACGGCGAGAGCGGCTACTTCGAACGCTCCCTGGACGCCTACGGCCGCCGCGACGAGCCCTGCCGCCGCTGCGGGGCGCCCATCCGCCGCGACGAGTTCATGAACCGCTCGTCCTACAGCTGCCCGGTGTGCCAGCCGCGCCCCCGGCGGGCGCACTACTAGGGTTCTCGCGTGACGGACGACGAGGAGAACGTGCGGCTCACGGCCTGGGTGCGCGGCCGCGTCCAGGGCGTCGGGTTCCGCTGGTGGGTGCGGTCGCGGGCGCTGGAACTCGGCCTGACCGGCAGCGCCGCGAACCTGGGCGACGGCCGCGTCGAGGTCGTGGCCGAGGGCCCGCGCGGCAAGTGCCGCGCCCTGCTCGACCTGCTGGAAGGCGACGGCACCGCCGGCCGTCCGGGCAGGGTCACCGGCGTCACCGAGCGCTGGAGCGCCCCGCGCGGCGAGGCCGCCGGCTTCGTGGAGCGGTGACGGGTGGGGAGTTCCGGTTTGTACCTGCTAAACTAGTAGAGGAAGGTTGTTACCGGCCTGTGATGTGCGGCTTGACCAGGACACCGGCCGGTGCGACTCTAGACGATACGCGCACCGACTTCAGCTGATTCTCGTGCGCGATCCCTGCTGGTTACTCAGCGTGGAGGACCCTTAGTCATGGCGAAGGCTCTACTCGGCCACGTCGGCGGTCCCGACCCCCGGATGGTCGCGGAGATGCGGCGCCTGCAGCAGCGCGTACGTGACCTGGAGGCCGAGCTCGTACGGCTCCAGGCGGAGAACGACGCGCTTGCGACGGCGACGGACGACGATGTGATGTCGCTCGCGGTTAAGGACCGCGAACCCGCGCTGACCTAGTCTCGGCGCTCCATCCTCAAAACACAGGGACGCCGACCTTCGGCGTCCCTAAGGTGTTTATTTGCGTGTTGATGGCTTCGCCCTCGGCGGTCGGGCCTGGCGGCCCTTCCTTCAACGGGCAAAGCGGCGATCGCTGTGTTGATGGCTTCGCCCTCGGCGGTCGGGCCTGGCGGCCCTTCCTTCAACGGGCAAAGCGGCGATCGCTGCATCGCTTCGGCTCGCCTGGCGGCTCGCTGCGCGATCAGGTTCTCGCTTCGCTCGAACCCGGCTTCGCACGCGATCGCAACGCTGAGGCCCCCGCAGGCTCAGCTTACGGACGAGACAGTGCAGGTCTCCGCCGGTACAGGCGTCCCTCTGGTGTGGGTTTCGTCGGCTGCGGTCGCTTGTGGCGGGCCGCCGTCTGATTGCCATCGTGCAGGAGCGGCGTCGTGAGGTCCATCGCGCGATCGCATGACTTGCCCGCCGGGCGGTGTCCGCGGGTGCATCCTGGGATCGGCGTCGCGCCCGGGGTGCGGGGTCAAAAAGTGGCAAAGGTTTCCGGGGTTCGGGGCGGCCGGAACCGGGGGGTTGTGTGTTGATCTCTGGGAGCGTGGCATCGGACGGGGGCCGCGCGTGACGGCGGGGTCGTCGGGCGGGTACGCGATAGCCTCTAGCGTTGCGATGCCGCCTGCGGCGCGAGGGAGGGACGGCGCTTGTACCTGAAGACCTTGACGTTGCGCGGCTTCAAGTCCTTCGCGTCCTCCACCACGCTCAAGTTCGAGCCGGGGATCACGGCCGTCGTGGGGCCGAACGGGTCGGGCAAGTCCAACGTCGTGGACGCGCTGGCCTGGGTGATGGGCGAGCAGGGCGCCAAGTCGCTGCGCGGCGGCAAGATGGAGGACGTCATCTTCGCCGGGACGGCGAACCGGGCGCCGCTCGGGCGCGCCGAGGTCGTGCTGACGATCGACAACGCCGACGGGGCGCTGCCGATCGACTACACCGAGGTGACGATCAGCCGGCTGATGTTCCGGTCGGGGTCCAGCGAGTACGCGATCAACGGCGACTCGTGCCGGCTGCTCGACATCCAGGAGCTGCTGTCGGACTCCGGCATCGGGCGCGAGATGCACGTCATCATCGGGCAGGGGCAGCTCGACCGCGTCCTGCACTCGGGCCCGGAGGGGCGCCGGGCGGTGATCGAGGAGGCGGCCGGCGTCCTCAAGCACCGCAAGCGCAAGGAGAAGGCGCTGCGGAAGCTCGACGCGATGCAGGGCAACCTGACCCGCGTCCAGGACCTCACCGGTGAGCTGCGCCGCCAGCTGAAGCCGCTCGGCAAGCAGGCCGAGATCGCGCGGCGCGCGGCGGTGATCCAGGCCGACCTGCGGGACGCGCGGCTGCGGCTGCTGGCCGACGACCTCGTCTCGCTGCGGACGAGGCTGGAGCAGGAGGCCGCCGACGAGGCCGCGATCCGGGAGCGCCGCACCGAGACGGAGCGGGCGCTGGGCGAGGCGCAGCGGCGCGAGGCCGTCCTGGAGGCGGAGGAGGCCGAGCAGGCGCCGAGGCTCGCGCAGGTCCAGGACACCTGGTTCCAGCTGTCGGCGCTGAAGGAGCGGCTGCGGGGCGTCGCCGACCTCGCCGCCGAGCGGCACCGCAACGCCGCGGAGGCGCGCGAGGAGGAGCGGCGGGGCCGCGACCCCGAGGACATGGAGCGCGAGGCCGCCGAGATCCGCGAGCAGGAGGAGATGCTCCGCGCCGCGCTGGACGAGGCCCAGGACGGTCTCGCCGACGCCGTGGAGCAGCGGACGGGCGTCGAGGAGGCCCTCGCGGCCGAGGAGCGCCGCCTCCAGGCCGCCGCGCGCGCCGCCGCCGACCGCCGCGAGGAGCTGGCCCGGCTGCGCGGCCGGGTCGAGGCGCTGCGCAGCAAGGCGCAGGCCGGCCGGTCGGAGATCGGACGGCTCGCCGACGCCCGCGAGGAGGCCGAGCAGCGCGCCGACGACGCCCGCGTGGAGTTCGAGGCGTTCGAGGCCGAGGTCGTCGAGGACCCCGCGCTCGCCGCCGAGCACGAGGCCGCGCAGGAGGCGCTCGCGACCGCGAAGGACGCCGCCGAGGCCGCGCG
It encodes:
- the mutM gene encoding bifunctional DNA-formamidopyrimidine glycosylase/DNA-(apurinic or apyrimidinic site) lyase, which translates into the protein MPELPEVEVVRRGLEQWTTGRSIASAEVLHPRSVRRHEAGPADFAARLAGRATRPPRRRGKYLWIPLDGDSEAVLCHLGMSGQLLVGDPGREREKHLRVRVCFDDGGHDLRFVDQRTFGHLMLTDLVPDAFGAGSLVPEPIVHIAADPLEDAFDPEAFFRALRRRRTGIKRALLDQSLISGVGNIYADEALWRARLHWARPTETMTRAEATRLLEAAQEVMGAALAVGGTSFDSLYVNVNGESGYFERSLDAYGRRDEPCRRCGAPIRRDEFMNRSSYSCPVCQPRPRRAHY
- a CDS encoding acylphosphatase, whose product is MTDDEENVRLTAWVRGRVQGVGFRWWVRSRALELGLTGSAANLGDGRVEVVAEGPRGKCRALLDLLEGDGTAGRPGRVTGVTERWSAPRGEAAGFVER